aagccccacccaccgactctatacacgatgcgattgattggcctgaccagagtttggtttttacagctcagaactgtattgagagttgctagacgatactcgcggcagattagatttgctgccactagggtgcctctagatttctaggctagcacaCTACAGTAAGCTAGATCAATATTAGGCAGGTAAAACAAGGTACTctgtaaatcaagaaaatgagatttaaacaataagactaactgtgttaaTACTAATAGTGTTAATATCTGAGCTATATAATAATGACTAGTTTTCTTTTGATGACTGTATCCAAATAGTTGCTCATCTGATAAAACAGATAATATAAGCAtttttggtgtttccatggtttctaatAGGAAATTGAGGGTAACACCGTTATGATGTTATTAATAAGCAAGGCACTGACACGCTTTTATGCAAgctgtgtcctggttaaaatggcttattCCCCTGAATTTAaccattcttggaaacatttgggataaatgtaagtacacaagtaaactaaatatataacattgttctagtggttggttgttggatattttaatccaaaaatatgacatattgtgcctttaagaatatttcagaatgcaaaaaaagagaggAAACCCTCAAATGTTATACAGGAAACTGTGATACTGGCAAGCTGTTGTTGAGCAAATGTAATTGAGCCACAGTGTTGCATGCAACAGAAGTATCAATGCAcagtacatttttctttttttataaacttACAACATACAAACGTCATCACCTTCATTATGAGAACTTCTTGTGAacgtgaaaataaataaataagtatggACACTATTTCAATAGTATTTTGAATTCTATTATTTAATTGAatacacaataatattttgtaaattgttATATTTGTGCTATAACTAATATTGTTTTCTAATGCAATGACGCTCACATTTTGGGGGTAATGTATGTCTTCATGGACAATCTATTGCGCACTTAACACCACGCCCCACGCCCCCGCTCATTTAAATAACGTCGTCTACAAGGTATGCAGATATGACATGTTCCTGCGTGTAATTGAACTGGGATCACTGTATTCACATACATAGGCTAACTGGCTAATTATGTACAGCAATAGCAAACGACCATACAACTACTTTCTTTCAGAAAGATCACAAACGCTGAccataaatacaatgtttaagTCATACTCTGGGTCTCCAGAACAGACTTGCTTTATCAACTCCCTGGCATATTAGCTGCCATCTACCTTTCTTCGCTTTATCTGCTGGGATATTCTGAGCCCGCAGACGCTGATCCAGGATGTACAGCATTTCTCCACCCAGATTAATGAAGAGAAGAGGCAGCGTTCGCGTCGACATCCCCTCTGGAGGTGGATAAAGAGCAGCTAGTATCGGTAAGCAATCACTGGTTGTCAATAAACAGCCGCGATAAGCGCTCTGTGTGACTGTAGCGAAAGATCCTGCAGAATAAATAAGCGTCTTAAAGCCCTCTCTCGGTTGCCAGGTCACCGCcaacaacagccaatcagaggcgCTCGTACTGCTGCGCGATGATGACGCAATACGTATCTTCATGAAAAACAGTTCattacaataatttttttaatatttttttttattactgtatctcgtttaaaaatgtactttcttGCCTTGCTCAACCTCGAGTTTCTAATTCTGTTTTCTTAATagtttgatgtgtgtgtgtgtgtgtgtgtgtgtgtgtgtgtgtgtgtgtgtgtgtgtgtgtgtgtgtgtgtgtgtgtgtgtgtgtgtgtgtgtgtgtgtgtgtgtgtgtgtgtgtgtgtgtgtgtgtgtgtgtgatatgtgTCTCATGTTATCTGtgttccaaaaaataaaaaataaaaccttttgTACATGTAACGTTGAGTTGAGTAAGGTGTAAACGTAAAGGtagatatataatttgtatggTCCTTTGTGGagtcaaaaaaactaaaataaatcaaCAGCAACCGACTTAAAATAGTAGGCTAAACAAACGTGAAAATATGGTgttgtttagttttttatttcatAGGATTCCACTGTACTGTGAGGCAAATATTAAATAGGCTACAGCTCCTGTCCAGTACCATATTAATGCTGCAAGTTGGCACATTATGAGCATTACTTCAAAATTGTTAGCACATTTGACAACGAATACATAAATATTGAAAGCAGTCACACAATCTTAAATTCACAGAAATGAACAAACACTTTACTGCAATAATAGTAAACAGGGGTTACTTATAAGTAACCTGGTCATCTTTTCAAAGAATGTATGTTCATGGGCTGTTCCTTGGTGCCTTTGGTGATTTGAATAGgacttaaaatataattatctaatcaacgttGATTTTGGTAAATGTATGTGcttttgaaaatataaaagaaTTTTAAAACTGAAACAGTAAAAACTAGGTCTCTCCATTCCTGATACGAATTTCTCTGGCCATTCGACATGTTTCAAATATTCCACAGCAACAGGTCATCAAAGCATCATTGCATACTGTGCCCTGCagggaaaaagaaaagaaaaaggtgTTGTGTAATAAATGCAAGCAGACAGGAATAAATGCATGGATAATAATTCTTCATGATTTTTAGTAGGATTTACCTGTATTCCATAGGTCAGACGCATGTGTGTCCTCATTGCAGCCATTCCTCCAGGTATACATGGAAGACACACATTCTCACCATACTTGTTTGCTGTGTAACAGCTAAGAGCTATTGGACAGATAGTGCCAAGAGCACCTATACAatggaagaagaagaaaaaaaaagctaaacgATAATGCATTGTTACAATGTGCCACTGATAAAAGCAGTAACGTGGCTTAGCTAAATATTAAACCACAGCTAAAATATACCAATAACATCTTCAGCACTTGTGTTGCATATCATTCAAAGGGTTTGCTAGCGGATCTCAGAACTTACAGATAAGTAGGTCACTGCAACATGAACAAAGACCTGTGCTCCACTCTCCAGTCTGCACATTTGTACCATAAGAGCCAGCACCAGGCTGAGTGACGACTGGGTTTGACATGTCAATCAAAATGAGCAGTCCAGCAAGGAAGCCGAAAGAATGTCTTTCTTCCTAGGTGGTTTGTAAAAAGAATGACACATTTAGATCTATCAATTGTTAGACAAAATAACACTTCCTAATTAAACCCCATTTAaggaagaaaaatatttatttcataatattttcCATTCCATTTTTGAGTAATTTGTGcaattaaaaggatagttcacccaaaagagAAAAAGCTGTccttatttactcaccctcatgtcattccaaatttGTATGATATTATTTATTTCGTGTAAAGAAAAGTTATACATGAGggttgagggttagtaaatgtttaaaatatgatGCAAGTCTTATAGGTTTGGACATGAGGGTGAACGATCCATTTGACAAATAGTTTTACAGGACAGAATATTTTACATTCACAAGCACATGCAATTAACGACTATGGAAGACAAATCATTCTGGACcagctaaaatatttttctcATCTATATCCCaccaataataaacaaataaaatacaattcttAGGCTGATTGAAACACTTTGAGTCTAAGGATATACAATTCTTTGCTATTTGAAatccttaaaaaatatattctatgatataaagtcagagtagAAGACTTCAAAAAAGTACCTCGTGTTCTTCTGAGCCTCTTGATCAGCTTTCAGCTGAAAAGGAAGTCGtgacacacaccaacacaccacGCTTGCTACTCTCGTATGCACCGTTTCCGATTCACGCACACAAGTTTTACACAAAGCAGATCACAGGGGGGAGGTCTGAGTTGTATTAGGAAATGTGGCCTACAAGAGTTCTTAACAATCAATGGATAATCTTTCACGAGTTAAGAATTGATAGGTTGACCTCAGATCATGCACCTGATTGTCATGCATTTCTTGTAAAATTAAAGAGTTCAAGGAACTGAGATCAGCCTTACCATTTGTACTAGATGCAAAACCACAATGCACCAGTCTTGCATATGACACAGGCCTTCATCAGCTGCTGATCCAAAACTCCTGAGTGTGTGAAACTAGTATGTCATCAAAGGGTTTCTATGAAGTTATTCTGATATAATCATCATTTGAGGAATGATAACAAACAATTAATTTGAACACATTTTTATTGGGTGCAGCTATAACAGACTTCAGAGAAATTAGTATGTTTTACCATTGAAAGACAAATATGTGACAACATCGAGATCATTTGATGCAGACCATGATGTTTCTGGTCAGTCTTTCTTTGAATGTCACATGAATCAAAAGAGGACATATCAGAGCTTGTCAGCACAACGTTCCAGGCCGGCCAAAGGCTTCTACACCGCAGTTCCTTGTGGTTCTGTACAGGATGTTGTCTCCTTTTCCTTAGCCTCCGCTGctttctgtttctctctctgCTCTGCTTTTTGTTTCTGAACCTCTTTAAAGACCTAAGAGGGAAAAAACAAGTCAAACACAAACCGTGaacttttcaaaaaacattGGAAAATGTCATAGGATGTGAGAACATTACCTTATTGCAGAAGGCCTTTTTGGCCATCCAACGTCGGGTGACCCGGCGATAGTATTCAGGAGGGAACGTGTATGTGATTCCGAGCTCTTGACACACCTTCACAAAGGAATCATAACGGGTCCTTCTCAGAAACTTCAGGTTTTTCTTCCTTCTGTCGATGGTCATGAGCATCCATCTTTTATTGGCTTTATCCTGACgtaaaacaacaaaacaggaCATATTAATtctaattttaaaaatgatttaggACGGATTGTCTGCGGATTGGAACGCAGCTATTGTTTCAAccatttcttaaagggttagttcacccaaaaatgaaattgatgtcattaactcctcaccctaatgccgttccacacccgtaagacctccgttcatcttcagaacacagtttaagatattttatatttagtgcgagagcgtatccaagtgtatgcacactatactgtccatgtccagaaaggtaataaaaacatcctcaaagtagtccatatgtgacatcatttggttaattagaatctcttgaagcatcgaaaaaacattttggtcaatgtcacgtgatttcagaagtttggcagtttgacacgtgatccgaatcatgaattaataagctgattcataactgtttgtctctttatttgaagattgaacacaaacacgaaaaagacaatgctgaataaagacgtagcttttgttattttcgaaccaaaatgtatttccgatgcttcgagattctaactaaccaactgatgtcacatatggactactttgatgatgtttttattccctttctggacatggacagtaaagtgtgcatagacttagatacgctgtcagactaaatataaaatatcttaaactgtgttccgaagatgaacggaggttaATGGTCATTAATGAtgtcaatttcatttttgggtgaactaaccctttaatggcatagttcactcaaaaataacATTTGTTCCAATCCCATAAGACATTTGTTCaactttggaacacaaatgaagaatttttttttatattctcaACAGATCCATTGAAAGTCCACACAATCAAAACTGTCACGCTTTAAAAAGTGCACAAAAAAGCATCGTAAAAGTAATTCATTTGAATCCATGGAAAATTGCATGACCAAATCATCTATAATTAGTCatctataaatatatacactcCAAAACAAactcttaagaccaggggatgcatagcaagttttacacatttcgcactagtggatcataaccgggttataagtgctgcttcaaaattcCAAaggaagaaacaggagcaagagacaaaaaatagagagtaggcaatttattgaaaactgtatttaaactcaaacaggctgttcatcagctgatcaaaagtttaagaccataccCCATGGTCTTTTGTGAATCCACCATAGTGCAAGCAATGACTTTTAAagagaatgggagatgagactctgattggtttattgcacattacacCCAAAAACAAACCAATGACTTAAGAGACAACCCTTTGGTACCATGCGCCTGGCATGCAGACCGTAGAAAAAGTAGATTCGGACACACCCTAAGTGCATCTGTGCCTTGCGCTCAGAACCCTAAATGGATGAACAAATATGATGAgagaatattaaaatatttatttttattttttatttgaaaatgaacaaaagtctttGGGACAACATTAAGTTGAGTAAAGGACAACAAAATGTAGAAAATCTCAAGAATGATTATAGAGCTTTTTCCCACAACTTCCTTATTTCAGGCTTTTTTTTGCAATAACGTTCAACCACCCAGGAAAAAGTTGATTTTTGCAGAGGTATGAAGTAATTTCCTCTCAAATCCACACAGTTTAACCACAGAGGCAGTTCATCACATCAACTATGAACATTTTCACTAAAAATAGATAACaaaaaagtacaaattatttttaTCTTTCTTTTGAATAATTTAGCATGCTTCTTTTTTTGTGAAACGTTATGTATCAAAAGTGTGCTGATTTCCCTTAGTAAATGCCAATGgtaatcatatttatatattcatattcatttaTTATCTACTGCAAAtatatttacacatttttaatGTGATAAGTGTCCAGATACTTTTTGAGCTCACTGTACACTACGGATAcaattattaatgtttttgaaagaagtcttatGTTTaaaaagactgcatttatttgacgaaaaatacagcaaaaatgtacagtaaaatatttttacaatttaaaataactgttttctatttagtatattttaaaaGGTTATTTATTCCTGcgatgacaaagctgaattttagcAGCCATTAGGGATGACATTTCAGATATaaatttggtgctcaagaaacatttatgatccttatttcataaattatttatttgagatatatattttttgtaataagtatttactgtcacatttgatcaatttaatgcatccttgctgaaaagTATTTCTTTCTTCCAAATAAAATCATACatatcccaaacttttgaacagtacatttacatttacatttaatcagttagcagacgcttttatccaaagcgacttacaaaaaaggggagagcaatagaagcaacgaaacaaacaaggccaacaacctgtaagagctgtaagaagtctcaattaattagcacagtacacattttttattttttatagccatctacaatagccatctacaatagccacctacaacaaaaactcacgtacgcaaaatacagaacactggattttgatagccatgataacaacccattaggactaaggctgttgccattaagcagattcagtggcccaatgggttggttttgtatggcattctagctaaacgcgcagcaataggcatctacaacaaaaactcacgtacgcaaaatacagaacactggattatgatagttatgataactatgtaacacacccgcctgaaggcacaaatccggatgagagacgtagatatgatccgggagtgtgcgctttttggtctgtggtgatcagtaagtgctattctgtattggtcaggtgcaattggaaaagatgtgtcttaagatgtcttttaaaaatggctacagactcggcagcacgaattgagatcggcaggtcattccaccaggtgggaacggtccaggaaaatgtccgtgagagcgatttcatgcctctttgggatggaaccatgaGGCaacgctcactcgcagaacacAGTAGTTTATAAACTTTCATTGCTACTGAACACTGACATGCACAGGATATCCTGTTTCTCTGTGGGTGTTAATCAAATGGAGTGGGAACAAATGTTCTAACACCTTTAGTGAAGGCCGAAAAAAAGTCACGCTACTAAAGTGTTGTGCTTACCTTGGGGTGTTTGTGCAAGTGCTCCTGGAAGTTGCGAATACGCGCTGTCATAATTGCCACTGTAACGCAAACAAGGACATTATGATTGAGTCATGTTCTGAGATTCCAGTATGGTTAAAGCAGTGGTTGTCAAGTCTTTAAAAAAAGGAGAACTTGCCCTTGACTTCTGTTGAGCTGCGGTCATTCTCATCCCTCTGAACCTTGGCAATAAGCTGTTCCTCTTTCAAACGCAATTTTTCACTCTAAGGAAAGACATTGTGACAGATATTTGAGTTAAAATACAATTTAGCAACCTTTTAAAGTTCCTTACTCAACAATGGagggaataaaaaaataactacatAGGTTACAATGTTACCCCGCTGAGGATATTTTCCgctaatattatgaaatatgaaaatattcaataaagATCTAAAAGGAAACAAAACCCGTACATGATTTGCAAACTCCAGCGTAAGCAGTTTCTTCACAACATCGTCAACCCTGCAAAGATATGACATAATAGTGCTACAGTTCTGCATTTAAGCACATAAAGGAAGTCTGAAGAAATCATACTTTGTATACATTTAATCATACAGTAGGGAGGTTAAGCCCAAAAAAATAGGTCTTTGACTTCAAGTTAGGATGCAAAGGTTGCTTTTGGTATGGAGGTACCTCTTAGggtcatacaaataaatgtatccTAAGACACAAGTGAGATCACACTTTGTATCAGAAATAAactgtttttttggggggggtttTAAATGGCCGCCAATGTGCCGAAAATACTCTAGAGCCCATAACTTTGCTTCTGTTATTGCAATACATTTCTGGGGTCAGGGCATAAAATTTCCCATACCATGACAATTGGGGATAAATATGCACATTTCACATAAAAATTGAGTAATCAGAGTGACTTTACTCATATTTTCcttcaaaaacattaattttgtatttaagcAGTGCAGCTACTTCTGAACATTACATTTCTCCTCACAAGTAGCATGAGATTTCGACCAGTCAGGAGTAGCCTATAGCAAATGAGTTCCTGCAACAACACATCCCATCTTCACCAGGAGCTGTGACAGCTATTGAAGGTCAGAGGTGACAGGTTAACACTGAGGTTCGTATGACTCTCTCATTAAAtagaaacatgtttttaatgttagatAACTAATAACTATCTAGCTTGTAACTAGTTAGCGTCATTATAACTAGGTTGCTAGTAACTAGTTAACTTCATCAtaactatacatttttattaaagcaAGCACATAGCCTACTAGTCCAGGCGAAATGAGAATCCCATTTGTGGAAAATTCAGAAAAAGACCCAAATATATCCTATTCATACGcctattcattatttttctcacatgAATAGGGTAAAAATGTTAACCTTTAGATATCACCATGAAAGTAACTGAATTGATTACTTATATCaagacaaacaaaacatttattaaactttttttaatttatttgttaacATGGACAAACGGTGCCTAATCGAATTACATATGTGCTAATTTACATAAACACCACAACAGATCTAAACATTGGGTAcagtgtttttaaaacattcagaGATTCAGTCAGTCATTAATTCAAGGTCCACTCAAATGTCAACTCTCAACTGTCACTAAGCTGTCCATCAGGTAAGAAAAAAATCCTTTTGTTTTTCCAACATGGATTATTCattaatatacattaataaaacacCTGGTGATCAACTACAATTTATTGGGAACATCTGAATGTGTGTGGAGCTGTTGTACGACTATTTTTGGTGAGACAATGTCAAGTTTAGGATTAGCGAATATTTTCATTAGACAGCTAACACGGCTAGCAGCAGCAAATAACTTGTTAGCTGTCTTAAGATATGGATACATGGATTGTTGTAGGCATTACACTGCCATGTAGGCTATGCAATTCAAGTCATTAATCtcaagtaagggataatgtatagGGACGCGGTTGTTATAGCAAATAACAACCCGTTCAGGCTAATTAAAGACCCCTCCATGACTGACTGAATCtctgaatgttttaaaaacgcTGTACCCAATGCTCAACACACATCCAGATATTCCCAATAAATTGTAGTTgactctttatttttattttttttaaattgcataCTTCACCACCACTTGTCATGGTAAGTACAACATTTGTTTTTTAGTCTTGGAACCTATTTCATTGGACTCCTTGACCCCAAAAATGTACACGTTGATATAAATTGGTAATTAAAGCTATAACAGAAGCAAAGATATGGGCCTCCTAAGTATGGTCGGTgggcagttaaaaaaaaaagtgtgtatatataagaTACAAAATGTGATCTCACTTGTGTCTTAAGATAAATTTATTTCTATGGCCCTAAGGTACTTCCATACCAAAGGGGACCTTTGCATCATGACTTGAAGTCAAAAGTCACTTAGCCTTCCTactaatatacaatatataataaatatacaatCATAGTGTTTATACAAGGATGAGTGGATTAAAGGAGtagtttactttaaaattaaaataacccCATGAATTACTTGCCCTCAAGCCAGCCTAGGTGTATaggactttcttctttctgatgaagaCAATTTCTAATAATAAGAACTCAggggtgaggtgtgtgtgtgtgtgtgtgtgtgtgtggggggggggggggggggtgtttaaAGAGAAGATAAAGGCTTCTTTATCAAATCTATGGGATTTAAGAAAAACCTCCATAttcaaaactttataaagtaaaatatagctagcttccatattcaacttacaaaaaaaaacatcacagacGCATCAcagatatacaaatatatagcATCACAAATATACCTAGATTgacttgaggttgagtaaacctcatggggtaattttcattttaacatGAACTACTTCTTTAATGCAAAAACGAtagtacaaaaacaaaaccctACGATTGTGCAAGTGGGATGGATGTATATTCATGCTTCAGCATAGATGGATGCAGGTCTTGAAGCTGACTTGGGAATTctgggagaaaaagaaaaaaagagccaATGAGTGCTATCAAAAATGATATCAAACTGTTAGGCTATCAAATTGACTTGCATCATTTTAAAATCAAGGCCCTTCAGTATTAAGGCctattcacaccaagaacggaAAATTGTCCACACCAACGCgcaatatttctttctttctttctttaaatgCTCGAGCTCTTAAAGCAAGTTGGATTCCGATTGGCTGTCAGTGTTTTTGTTGTTCATCAGCTCGAAAAAATTGTTCTGAAAGTGAAACAATATCGTTCCTCTGTGCCATTCCATTATTGTTATTCTTGCGGTGTGGACTCTGctattcttttatatttagaaGAACGATTTTTAGAACAATATTTTCATTGTTAGAGTTAGTTATCATGCTTGGTGTAAACAGGCCTTTACACttggggccagatttactaaactgCACATTAGCATGGCTCCACAATGGCAgtggaaaattctgtcatctacCGAGAATGCTCAAATTCACAATGTCATGTCTGAGGCGCAAAATCTGTGCTTTTGGGTGTTAAATAATGGCACAAATATCACTAAAATTGACTACCGCAAAGTAAATAACACTGCATTattcatttaaaggtgcagtatgtaatattgacagctagtggttgaaagctagactgggtaaacccagtcTGATTTGCCAGCGATTTAATTTCGCTCTGCAGCTCAGTCCGGAAacatgtacattcatttctactgcttctgttacacctttgcaggaaccaatcacagactggcttatccacctggcgcactTTTGGCAGTTTTTACATGATCACAGATAGAGAAGTGATGGGTCGTTgccactgatctatatagagAACTCATAGATCAGtggtcgttgcccgttgatcaagCCCTgtgcgctctgattggttgaatttgtccaattgcatacagagttatttgaataatgcaTGTTTATGCACCTCTTGTGCAGTCGAAAATACaaagcagactccccagaccaatgttcaatcttaaattgagcttggtttggtgatagccagacaagttgAAAGCAGTACTGTGGTCCAAACTCAAAATATTGGAGTTGTTTCTCCCGCTCCTTCCTTCTCAGACTTGATGCTCACACTGGTTTTCGGTTTGAGAACACGCAACAGGAATAAGCGCGATGGACAATGGAAGGCAATCAAGCATTTCACTGCAAGTTGTTTTATCCGTGTTTTAATATGCCTCTGGCCATTGAGCTTTTAAGTTGGATGCTGAGGCTTTTTAGGCTAGGTAGAATCTGCGATCTCTGACCTAGTTTGTATGCTGACTTCCGTGGCTACAATACGCTGTGCTTTCCGTTAAATGGCAACCTGGAGAGTCGAAACACTATTGAGTAAATTGGCAATGGGCagaatcacaaaaacaaaaacagacaacacacatttcaaagtagaaAAACTGTCTGTAGAACTGTTTTTTGGAGAAACACGTATGTGAACGTATGTGCATGTTTCCTACATCTCTGCAAACATATGATATTTATGTGCCAAAAATATTACATACAGCACCTCTAAATACTCTCTGCCCATAAATTTAGCAGTCTGACAGAAAaactacaaatgcatatgcatttTCTATTGCTAATATCTAACTGCGtatctttagtaaatcctgacagtaatattttaattccaaaagagggtttgcactggtgcaagctgttagtaaatctggcccttttCCATT
This DNA window, taken from Pseudorasbora parva isolate DD20220531a chromosome 7, ASM2467924v1, whole genome shotgun sequence, encodes the following:
- the mrps15 gene encoding small ribosomal subunit protein uS15m, which codes for MGLKNVLRCTALGLQTWSVFSGARQGSIAVPVFRQSTCSSFSNWTLNLHFKGDETLPNQPVRQYARPSRKKQEFPSQLQDLHPSMLKHEYTSIPLAQSVDDVVKKLLTLEFANHSEKLRLKEEQLIAKVQRDENDRSSTEVKVAIMTARIRNFQEHLHKHPKDKANKRWMLMTIDRRKKNLKFLRRTRYDSFVKVCQELGITYTFPPEYYRRVTRRWMAKKAFCNKVFKEVQKQKAEQREKQKAAEAKEKETTSCTEPQGTAV